From the Prochlorococcus marinus str. AS9601 genome, the window ATGTTTATTGGTTAAATCGGTAATATTTAGAGTAAAGGTATCACCACTCAAGGCTAGTGCTAACCCGCTTATGAGTATTAATAAAGAAGCTAAAGCTGTATAAAGAATGAATTTAGTGGCCGCATATAATTTCTTTTTACCTCCCCAAATCGCAATAAGAAGATATACCGGAACTAATTCAAGTTCCCATGCTAAGAAAAACAATAGGAAATCTTGAGAAAGGAAAACTAGTGCCTGTGCTGATGCTTGAACTAATAAAAGAGCAAAATATAGATTAGATTTTTTCTTAATTTTCCAACTTGCAGCAGCTGATAAAAATGTAATTAACCCACTCAAAGCTACTAAAGGAGCAGATAATCCATCTACGCCAAGAGACCACTCTAAGCCTATTGAAGGTAACCAGGAGGCTCTTTCTACCATTTGCAATGAGCTATCTGAAGTATCAAATTTTTGAAAAAGGACGCCTATTATTAGTAAAAAATCTATAAATAAAAAACTTAATGAGATATTTCTAGGGAGTGTATTATCTTCTCCTTCTTTTGAACTCAAAAAAGGCATTATTAATGCCCCAACTAAAGGCAGTAAAATAATGGATGATAGCCAAGGAAAAGATTCTAGATTCATTTATGTAATGAATAATTTTTTTATTCTAGTTGAAGTTGTACTAGCTTGAGACTATAACATTAAAGTTGCCTAAGTAAAACTACTTACCGGAGATATTGCTAAATTGGCTACCTGTTTTTTGTACGTTTAAGAATGGTGCTCTGCTAGCTACACCTATCTTCTCCCAAGCTTTCACCATGGCTTGACTGACGTTTTTACCATTTTCTTTTTTACATAAAGCTAATATACTTGGTCCAGCCCCACTAATTGCGCATCCTAAAGCACCTGCATTAAGTGCAGCATCTTTGACTTCTAGTCCACCTTTAATAAGCTTCCATCTGTAGGGTTCATGTAACTTATCAAACATTCCTTCTTTTATAAGTTCCTCATTTCCTGCTTTTAAGCCATTTAGTAACAAAGTAAGTGCCCCCATATTTGTCACTGCATCAGATATAGGTACATTCTTGGGCATAACCTTTCTTGCTTCACTTGTGCTTAGACGGATTGCTGGTATTGCCACCACAGCTTTGATTGAATCGTGCCAATCACATCTAATAATTCTCCATCTTTGAGAAGCCGACTTGGCTGTCAAGCAAAGCCCACCCAGGAGAGAAGGAACGACATTATCTGGATGACCTTCTATATCAATGGCATGTTCAAGAAGTTTTTCTTTGGACAATGGAGAGTTCATGATTGCATTTGCTCCGATTAGTCCCGCCACTATTGCTGTAGCACTACTTCCAAGTCCGCGTGCAGGTGGAACTGCCAACTTAACTCTTGCTTCAAGTGCAAAAGGATCCATATTTGCGCTTTCCCATACTTTCTGTGCTGCTCTAAAAACTAAGTTTTCAGGTCCTCCTCTTAAATGATTACCATCTGTACTTTCCATTATTAAATCAAATCTATCTCCACCACCTTCAATTCTTGTAAAAATAAACTCATTATATAAATCTAATGCAGCTCCAAGGCAATCGAATCCAGGCCCTAAATTGGCAGTTGTGGAAGGCACTGTTACCCTTATTTTTTTACCTACTTCAGGAATAGACATTTTTTGTTTTTAAGTTTTTAAAAGCATTTTTGCTCTGCAGGCTGCACTAAAAAGTCCAAACTCTTCATCTAAAATTACTTTTATAGGTATTGTTTTAAGAATATCTTTTAATCTTCCCTTGTCGAAAAATTGTTTTAAAAATAAGTCTGATTTAAAGTTTTTGAAATGTTTTGACGCTGTTCCTCCAGAAATCCATAATCCACCAAAGCACAATTCTTGAAGAGCAACATCTCCCAATAAAGAGGCATAAGCACCTAACCAAATCCTCTCAACTTCAATCATTACCTGATCACCTTCTTTAGAAAGATTACAAATTTTTTCAGGTAGTTCTTTTCTCGCTGCATCAAAAATTTTAATTTTTTTTAAATATTTTTGTAAAGGATGGTTTTGGGCATCAGGTTTGCTTAGTCTCCATTCGGCAATTCTTGATAAACCAGTGCCGCTAATAATCCTTTCACAAGATATCCTTTCAACTTTTAGGTAATTCTTAAGCCAAATTTTCAAATCCCATTCTAATTTTGACTTTGGGGAGTACTCTACATGACCACCTTCACTAGCTAAAACTTTTACCTTTTCCCCTGATATTATTCCTCTTGCAATCCCCAAGCCAGTCCCCGCTCCAACAATGGCATGCAAATCATTATTAGTATTTTCAGAATTGGATCCATTTTGGATAGTAGAATATTGATTTTTTTTTAAAAAAGGTATTCCATAAATTTGTACAGCGAAATCATTTATTAGCTCGCAGTTTTTAAAATTAAATTTGTTCTGTAAATCATTTCCAGAAATATTCCATGACAAGTTAACGATTTTTGCGTTGTTTTTAGATAAAGGACCAGCTACAGCGAAACATGCAGAAGAAGGATGAGTAATATTCTTACATTCTTTTTTGATAAAATCTTCTAGGATTAGTTCAAAAGAATCCCAATCAGACGATATATATTTCTTTTTAAATATTAACTTAGGCGAATTATTATTTGTTCCTTTTTTGAAAATTCCTAATAGAACCTTTGTACCTCCTAAATCACAAGCGAGAAAATTCATAAATAAGAAATTATTCCGTTCTCCCTTTTTTTTCTATCAATTCATCCATTAATTTGAAAAGATTTGGTAAATTGAAAATTCCTAAATTTTTTCCATTCAAAGCTCTTAAGGCGACTGAATCAATTTCCTCTTCTTTATCACCAATAACTGCAATTAAAGGAACTCTACCGAGAGTTGCCTCTCGTATTTTATATCCTATTTTTTCATTCCTAATATCAACTTTTGATCTATAACCATTATTATTTATTAATTCATTAAACTTTAAACATTTTTCAATATTTCTATCAGTAATGCTTAATAAAATAATTTGATAAGGCGCAAGCCAAATTGGGAATTTTGCCTCATATTGTTCAATTAAGATTCCTATGAATCTTTCAAAGGATCCTAAAATTGCTCTATGCAGCATAACTGGATTTCTTTTTTCATTGTCTATATCTACATAAGTTGCATCCAATCTAATAGGCATTGAGAAATCAACCTGAATAGTTCCGCATTGCCAAACTCTATTAAGACAATCCTTTAACGAAAATTCTATTTTTGGACCATAAAAAGCACCTTCTCCAGGTTGTAGTTCCCATTTTAGATTCTTATTATCGAGCGCTTTGGTAAGAGCCTCCTCTGATTTATCCCAAATATCTTCACTACCTACCCTTTTTTCAGGACGTGTTGATAATTTTATAATGATTTCATCAAAACCAAAAGTTTTATAAACTTCGAAAACAAGATCTATAAAAGTAGATACCTCTTCTTGAATTTGCTCTTCTGTGCAGAATATGTGTGCATCATCTTGAGTAAAGTTTCTTACTCTCATTAAGCCATGTAGTGCACCTGAGGGCTCGTTTCTGTGACAAGAACCAAATTCAGCAAGACGAATTGGTAAATCTTTATAACTTTTTAAACCTTGATTAAATATTTGAATATGGCATGGACAATTCATTGGTTTAATCGCATATGTTCGATTTTCTGATGCAGTAGTGAACATATCGTCTCTAAATTTCTCCCAATGACCGGATTTTTCCCAAAGAGATTTATCAACAGCTTGTGGGGTTTTAATTTCTAAATAATCATTTTTTTTGAGTATTTCTCTTATGTACTTTTCCAGTACTTGGTAAATTGTCCATCCATTTGGATGCCAAAAAATCATTCCTGGAGATTCTTCTTGTATATGAAATAGTGAATGTTTTTTACCAAGTTTTCTATGATCTCTTTTTTCCGCTTCTTCAATTCTTGTTAAATAATCTTTGAGTTCTTTTTCTTTCGCCCATGCAGTTCCATATATTCTCTGTAATGATTCATTCTCACTATTACCTCTCCAATATGAACCTGATAATTTAAGTAATTTAAAGTGTCTCAAATGTCTAGTGTTAGGAACGTGAGGCCCTCTACACATGTCGATGTATTCTTCGTGTTTATATAAATTGATGAGACCTTCTTCAGGAATTTCTTCGATTATTCTTAATTTAAAAGTCTCATCTCTTTCTTTAAAAGTTTTAATTGCCTCTTCTTTAGAAACTTGTAAAATTTCAACGTCATAGTTTGTTTTTATTAATTGATTAATTCTATTTTCGATTTTTATTAAATCTTCAGGAGTAAATCTGTATTCAGAGAAAATATCGTAATAAAAACCATCCTCAATTACAGGCCCAATCGCCATTTTAATATCAGAGTAAATTTGTTTAACTGCATGACCAATAAGGTGAGCGAAAGAATGTCTTATTATTTCAATTCCTTCTTTATCTTTTGATGTGATGATTACAACTTTGGAATCTTTATTTATAGGAATTGTTGCATCAAGAAGAACATCATTTACTTTCCCAGCAATTGTTGCTTTAGCTAATCCAGCGCCTATACTCTGAGCAATTTCTAGAATAGTTACAGATTTTTCGAAAACCTTTTTTGAACCATCAGGCAAAGTAATTATTGGCATAATTTATTTCTCCATTTCAAAAAACCCCAATTTTGATTTAACTCTTTTTAAAGTCTGATTCGCTAAATCTTCAGCTTTTTCCTTCCCTTCATTAAGGATTTTATTTAGTTGATAGGGATCATTAATTAATAATTTATATTTTTTCTGAATAGGTTCTAATGATTCAATAAGTTGTTCAGTAATTAATTTTTTAAATGTCCCCCATCCAGTCTCTAAGAATTCATTTTCACATTGAGAAATTTCTTTGCCAGATAATATTGAATAAATCATCAATAGATTTTTAGATTCTGGCCTCTCAGGGTTGTTAAATTCAATTCCAACAGAACTGTCACTTTTTGCTCTTTTAATTTTTTTTGTGATTATTTCAGGAGGATCTAATAAGTTAATGCGACTGCCCTCATTGGGATCACTTTTGCTCATCTTTTTTGAACCATCAATTAAACTCATTATTTTTGAACCATTCTTCATGATGATTGGTTGAGGGATCTTTAAAATATTTTTATCCTTACTAAATCTGGCATTAATTCTCTGTTGTGCAATATCTCTCGCAAGTTCAAGATGTTGTTTTTGATCCTCACCTACTGGTACGAAGTCAGCATTATAAAGAAGGATGTCTGCCGCCATAAGTATTGGATAGTCAAATAATCCAATAGATACATTATTACCTTGTTGTATGGATTTTTCTTTAAATTGAATCATTCTTTCCATCCAATTTATTGGGGTCATACAATTTAATATCCAACAAAGTTCTGAATGCGCTGAAATCTGACTTTGGACAAAAATTGAGCATATATTGGGATCTATACCACAAGCGACGTACAAAGCCGCTGTAGAGATCGTGTTTTTAGATAATTCTTTGGGATTATATGAGGCTGTTATTGCGTGCAAATCAACTACACATAAAAATGTTTCATATTGATCTTGAAGCTCAACCCAATTATTTATGGCCCCAAGCCAATTCCCAATATGTAAATCACCAGTTGGTTGAACTCCCGAAAGAATTCTTTTTTTATTTGCCATCCTCTTCTACTTCGCTAGATTGGATCTCTTCAGTTGATGTACTTTTTACAGGTCTTGCAAAAGGGTCAGGTGCTGTTTTTGTCTTTTCTTCATAAGAATTTTGTGATTGTCTACTGGGAGAAGAGTTTTTATTATTTTTTGCATATTCTTTGATTGATTCAATCAGTTTTTCGTCCTTGATCATTTCGCTAAGTGTTCTAACAGAGAAACCCAGAACTGCAACGGTAGATCTTAATTGGAAGGTCTCTTGTATTGATTTAACAGCTTTCATTTCGTTATCACTCAATCTTATGCGGAATCCTCCTCCATCTCTTCTGCCGCCCGATCTCTCTCTGAAATTAGGTCTTTCATTGTTAGAACGACCTCTGTAATTTTCTTGTCCAGGATTATTGCTGAAATTTGAATTAGACATCTTAATGTTTCTTAAGTTATTTAAATAGTCTATTAACTTAGCATCTTGTTATGCAATAAGTCTTTTTAAAAGGCTTAAATTTTTATCTTTTGATTAACGACTTATGAAATTTTGCTTTTCTCATTCACAACTTGCATTAAAATAAAATTAGAAAAATAAAGTATTGTGTTTGATATTAGCAAAGAAAACCTTTTAAAGGATTTCATAAAGTTTCCAAAAAAAAATCTTCTTATTATTTTATTATTGTTAGGTTTTGGGGAATGGTTTGTCAGTGACTTAATTCATTTTGCAGGAGGCTCAATAGGATTTTTTGCGTTGTGTTTGGGAGGATATTTTTACTTGAAGAATGATAAGCCTAAATTTAATGAGCCAAATAATTTAGATGGTTGGATAAATCTATGTAATGAAGATTTAAATTTTTTTGAAGAACTTGAAGCAACAAATGAATTAGAAAAACAAAATTCAAAAAGACAAAAAACACTTGAATCTATTCTTAATAGATGTGAAAAAGAAAAAATAAGTTGCATTGGAAAAAAAGATTATCAAAGTTTTCAGTCTGTTTTGAAAAGTAATTTCAAAGCAGATAAGTTTGACTTTGATTTATACGAAAAACTGCCTAAATACAATTCTTCTCAAGTTATTCCAGAAGAAGCTTTGAAAAGTGATGCAATCTTGTATTTTATAAATTTGCCTTTGTCGGCAAATGATTTTTTGTGGCTGGAAAAGTTTCCTAAAAATATGCCAATCTGGTTGGTGGCTTTAACTTCCAACCAAATAGAAGCCAAAAATCAGATAGAAGAACTAAAGTCTCAAATTTCAAGTGACTTTACAAACAAAATTATTCCTATTGATGTGAATAAGAGTGAAATAACAAATATACCTTTTTCTTTAAGGAAGTTTTTCATAAGTTCATCTAAAAATATTGAAAATACAAAAAAAAGGCTCTTGAAAGAACTTCATGCTGCCTGGCAATCTGAAATTGAAGGTATAAGAAGAATGCAGTTAAAAGGTATACAAAGAAAAAATCAAATCTTTGTCGCAACAACTGTTTTCTTATCTCCTATCCCATC encodes:
- the thrB gene encoding homoserine kinase, with product MSIPEVGKKIRVTVPSTTANLGPGFDCLGAALDLYNEFIFTRIEGGGDRFDLIMESTDGNHLRGGPENLVFRAAQKVWESANMDPFALEARVKLAVPPARGLGSSATAIVAGLIGANAIMNSPLSKEKLLEHAIDIEGHPDNVVPSLLGGLCLTAKSASQRWRIIRCDWHDSIKAVVAIPAIRLSTSEARKVMPKNVPISDAVTNMGALTLLLNGLKAGNEELIKEGMFDKLHEPYRWKLIKGGLEVKDAALNAGALGCAISGAGPSILALCKKENGKNVSQAMVKAWEKIGVASRAPFLNVQKTGSQFSNISGK
- a CDS encoding glucokinase, with amino-acid sequence MNFLACDLGGTKVLLGIFKKGTNNNSPKLIFKKKYISSDWDSFELILEDFIKKECKNITHPSSACFAVAGPLSKNNAKIVNLSWNISGNDLQNKFNFKNCELINDFAVQIYGIPFLKKNQYSTIQNGSNSENTNNDLHAIVGAGTGLGIARGIISGEKVKVLASEGGHVEYSPKSKLEWDLKIWLKNYLKVERISCERIISGTGLSRIAEWRLSKPDAQNHPLQKYLKKIKIFDAARKELPEKICNLSKEGDQVMIEVERIWLGAYASLLGDVALQELCFGGLWISGGTASKHFKNFKSDLFLKQFFDKGRLKDILKTIPIKVILDEEFGLFSAACRAKMLLKT
- the thrS gene encoding threonine--tRNA ligase, translated to MPIITLPDGSKKVFEKSVTILEIAQSIGAGLAKATIAGKVNDVLLDATIPINKDSKVVIITSKDKEGIEIIRHSFAHLIGHAVKQIYSDIKMAIGPVIEDGFYYDIFSEYRFTPEDLIKIENRINQLIKTNYDVEILQVSKEEAIKTFKERDETFKLRIIEEIPEEGLINLYKHEEYIDMCRGPHVPNTRHLRHFKLLKLSGSYWRGNSENESLQRIYGTAWAKEKELKDYLTRIEEAEKRDHRKLGKKHSLFHIQEESPGMIFWHPNGWTIYQVLEKYIREILKKNDYLEIKTPQAVDKSLWEKSGHWEKFRDDMFTTASENRTYAIKPMNCPCHIQIFNQGLKSYKDLPIRLAEFGSCHRNEPSGALHGLMRVRNFTQDDAHIFCTEEQIQEEVSTFIDLVFEVYKTFGFDEIIIKLSTRPEKRVGSEDIWDKSEEALTKALDNKNLKWELQPGEGAFYGPKIEFSLKDCLNRVWQCGTIQVDFSMPIRLDATYVDIDNEKRNPVMLHRAILGSFERFIGILIEQYEAKFPIWLAPYQIILLSITDRNIEKCLKFNELINNNGYRSKVDIRNEKIGYKIREATLGRVPLIAVIGDKEEEIDSVALRALNGKNLGIFNLPNLFKLMDELIEKKGRTE
- the trpS gene encoding tryptophan--tRNA ligase; this encodes MANKKRILSGVQPTGDLHIGNWLGAINNWVELQDQYETFLCVVDLHAITASYNPKELSKNTISTAALYVACGIDPNICSIFVQSQISAHSELCWILNCMTPINWMERMIQFKEKSIQQGNNVSIGLFDYPILMAADILLYNADFVPVGEDQKQHLELARDIAQQRINARFSKDKNILKIPQPIIMKNGSKIMSLIDGSKKMSKSDPNEGSRINLLDPPEIITKKIKRAKSDSSVGIEFNNPERPESKNLLMIYSILSGKEISQCENEFLETGWGTFKKLITEQLIESLEPIQKKYKLLINDPYQLNKILNEGKEKAEDLANQTLKRVKSKLGFFEMEK
- a CDS encoding YcjF family protein; protein product: MFDISKENLLKDFIKFPKKNLLIILLLLGFGEWFVSDLIHFAGGSIGFFALCLGGYFYLKNDKPKFNEPNNLDGWINLCNEDLNFFEELEATNELEKQNSKRQKTLESILNRCEKEKISCIGKKDYQSFQSVLKSNFKADKFDFDLYEKLPKYNSSQVIPEEALKSDAILYFINLPLSANDFLWLEKFPKNMPIWLVALTSNQIEAKNQIEELKSQISSDFTNKIIPIDVNKSEITNIPFSLRKFFISSSKNIENTKKRLLKELHAAWQSEIEGIRRMQLKGIQRKNQIFVATTVFLSPIPSIDVMAMTVLNSLMIKEIKSIWGCNWSPEILDKVSKEILKTAIAQGVIEWSGQTLIGITKLHGPNWLVSGTFQAVSAAYLTRVVSSSLADFMAITKGVEEPDLDFIKKNSEKIVEEAFEKEKINWKGFISDLRKPLMKLSFSS